Within Desulfobacterales bacterium, the genomic segment GAGGTCGTCCACCTTGATGCCGCGGCGTTCGCGGTAAAAACGGACCGCCTCCAGCACCGTGTCAAGGCCGAGTTGATTGCGGAACTTGAAACAGTCGGCGAGCGTCTTTTCCGGGTTGTATATGCGCACGCTGACGCCGTCGAGCGCATGGATCTCAACGCCCTCCGTAAACGCCTTGCCGGAAAAGCGGTAAATCTTCATCGGCGGATAATCCAGGCGGGGCTCTTTCGTGCCGCGCGGCAGCGCCACATGTACCTCGTGGGGTATCTGGGTGGTGAGTTCGTGAAAGGCCAGGGCGGAAATGAGGCAGATCACGCCGTTCGAG encodes:
- a CDS encoding type IV toxin-antitoxin system AbiEi family antitoxin domain-containing protein gives rise to the protein MKPQKAKNHSFRFDRAVGIFKKHGRILRTVQALRKGIHPGTLYAMRDSGTLEEVSRGVYRLADSPPLGNPDLVTVAARVSNGVICLISALAFHELTTQIPHEVHVALPRGTKEPRLDYPPMKIYRFSGKAFTEGVEIHALDGVSVRIYNPEKTLADCFKFRNQLGLDTVLEAVRFYRERRGIKVDDLMRYAEICRVRKTIRPYLEAIL